The Deinococcus sonorensis KR-87 genome includes a window with the following:
- a CDS encoding MGMT family protein — MTQSDAGFRERVLALVARIPSGRVMTYGQLATLAGAPGAARQAGFVLSGLAGGAAGDLPWQRVINAQGAVSTDRLGFGDLQRGLLAAEGVVFDTAGRCDLKRLQWWPDEEPAAQDSLFG, encoded by the coding sequence ATGACGCAGAGTGACGCGGGCTTTCGTGAACGGGTGCTGGCGCTGGTGGCCCGGATTCCGTCCGGGCGGGTGATGACCTACGGTCAGCTGGCCACCCTGGCCGGCGCGCCGGGCGCGGCTCGGCAGGCGGGGTTCGTGTTGAGCGGCCTGGCGGGCGGCGCCGCCGGCGACCTGCCCTGGCAGCGCGTTATCAACGCGCAGGGGGCGGTCAGCACCGACCGGCTGGGCTTCGGCGACCTGCAGCGGGGCCTGCTGGCCGCCGAGGGGGTGGTGTTCGACACGGCCGGACGCTGCGACCTGAAGCGGCTGCAGTGGTGGCCGGACGAAGAGCCAGCGGCGCAGGACAGCCTCTTCGGCTGA
- a CDS encoding substrate-binding periplasmic protein, with protein MHRSLLRRTLPLTVLSLLAALTAGSAAQARPLSAIRASGVLRVIAPADLPPFSYVAGGTDVGFEIDLITAIASDMNLKVEVQHAPSNQLFQALQDDRADVALAALAITSTREQRVDFTQPTLCAGVSVISSDPKLQLHTDLQGHTIGVPAGTIIESYVQHLAFQKSVRVYPTISDVTLALFAHQIDATFGYTIMKPVLAKLYPKYPVVFGPALFNVPIGMATAQDNATTRSALNLGLIRVTHDGRYEKLSQTYFGTDVRCKKG; from the coding sequence ATGCACAGATCCCTTCTCCGACGCACCCTGCCCTTGACCGTCCTCAGCCTGCTGGCGGCCCTGACCGCCGGTTCAGCCGCCCAGGCCCGGCCGCTGAGCGCCATCCGTGCCAGCGGCGTCCTGCGCGTCATCGCCCCGGCCGACCTGCCGCCCTTCAGCTATGTGGCCGGCGGCACGGACGTGGGGTTCGAGATTGACCTGATCACCGCCATCGCCAGCGACATGAACCTGAAGGTCGAGGTGCAGCACGCCCCCAGCAACCAGCTGTTCCAGGCGTTGCAGGACGACCGCGCCGACGTGGCCCTGGCCGCGCTGGCCATCACCAGCACCCGCGAGCAGCGGGTGGACTTCACCCAGCCGACCCTGTGCGCCGGCGTCAGTGTCATCAGTTCTGATCCCAAGCTGCAGCTGCACACCGACCTGCAGGGCCACACCATCGGGGTTCCGGCCGGCACCATCATCGAGAGCTACGTGCAGCACCTGGCGTTCCAGAAGAGCGTGCGGGTCTACCCGACCATCAGCGACGTGACGCTGGCGCTGTTCGCCCACCAGATTGACGCCACCTTCGGCTACACCATCATGAAGCCGGTGCTGGCCAAGCTGTACCCGAAGTATCCGGTGGTGTTCGGGCCGGCGCTGTTCAACGTGCCGATCGGCATGGCCACCGCCCAGGACAACGCCACCACCCGCTCGGCCCTCAACCTGGGCCTGATCCGGGTCACGCACGACGGGCGGTACGAGAAGCTCAGCCAGACCTACTTCGGCACCGACGTGCGCTGCAAGAAAGGCTGA
- a CDS encoding prepilin peptidase, giving the protein MIPDALMIVVATVLGLLIGSFSNVLIWRLPRHESVNFPPSHCPNCDHALAPLDLVPVLSWVALGGRCRYCRAPISPRYPVIELITGLAYGLLAWAFPYSQVGASLLGLGLLFTLLLVASVIDQGTYTIPDELTLPGAALGLLFGLVNARTGADATGLPVFAEALRGMLLGAGLLITIDLLGSWVLRRFRERSFPEYPLGYQQIAVSLLVGAWLGVGWGLGAGLLSAALNLLLKRTLRVPELLTLGGVLVSLALGSAGYGPGLILMVQGALAAAGAMSLVCGVYWWTRPDDDSEDYDPSAMGFGDVKLAAVIGAFLGWERLLVAVVVAVVAGALLGLLQRLIWRENRLKFGPYLALGALVALFWGEGLVRAYLGYLGL; this is encoded by the coding sequence GTGATCCCGGACGCCCTGATGATCGTTGTGGCCACCGTGCTGGGGCTGCTGATCGGCTCGTTCTCGAACGTGCTGATCTGGCGGCTTCCCCGGCACGAGAGCGTCAATTTTCCGCCGTCTCACTGCCCGAACTGCGACCATGCCCTGGCGCCGCTGGACCTGGTGCCGGTGCTGTCGTGGGTGGCGCTGGGCGGCCGCTGCCGCTACTGCCGCGCCCCGATCAGCCCGCGCTACCCGGTCATCGAGCTGATCACCGGGCTGGCATACGGCCTGCTGGCGTGGGCTTTCCCGTACTCGCAGGTGGGCGCCAGCCTGCTGGGCCTGGGCCTGCTGTTCACGCTGCTGCTGGTCGCCTCGGTCATTGACCAGGGCACCTACACCATCCCCGACGAGCTGACCCTGCCGGGCGCCGCGCTGGGCCTGCTGTTCGGGCTGGTCAACGCCCGCACCGGGGCCGACGCCACCGGCCTCCCGGTGTTCGCCGAGGCGCTGCGCGGCATGCTGCTGGGCGCCGGCCTGCTGATCACCATTGACCTGCTGGGCTCCTGGGTGCTGCGCCGCTTCCGCGAGCGCTCGTTCCCCGAGTATCCGCTGGGGTATCAGCAGATCGCGGTGTCGCTGCTGGTGGGCGCGTGGCTGGGGGTCGGCTGGGGCCTGGGCGCCGGGCTGCTGAGCGCGGCCCTGAACCTGCTGCTGAAACGCACCCTGCGCGTGCCGGAACTGCTGACGCTGGGCGGCGTGCTGGTCAGCCTGGCGCTCGGCTCGGCCGGCTACGGCCCCGGCCTGATCCTGATGGTGCAGGGCGCCCTGGCCGCCGCCGGAGCGATGAGCCTGGTGTGCGGCGTGTACTGGTGGACCCGCCCGGACGACGACAGCGAGGACTACGACCCCTCCGCGATGGGCTTCGGCGACGTGAAGCTGGCCGCCGTGATCGGCGCGTTTCTGGGGTGGGAGCGGCTGCTGGTGGCGGTGGTGGTGGCGGTGGTGGCCGGCGCGCTGCTAGGGCTGCTGCAGCGGCTGATCTGGCGTGAGAACCGGCTGAAGTTCGGTCCGTATCTGGCGCTGGGCGCCCTGGTGGCGCTGTTCTGGGGCGAGGGGCTGGTGCGCGCCTACCTGGGGTACCTGGGGCTGTAA
- a CDS encoding GNAT family N-acetyltransferase: MTISIQPASAADLEAVAALITQLRPDRAISADELGSMDRDQRQLAYHHARWVLRGPREQLLGFGQYMQSPGQYHPRKFVMDLLLHPDARGRGLGRQLYDTVLEGLRAHNPLSVRGAVREDDPSALQFFEQRGFREHKRYWTSWLDLTRFDAAPYARLQAQVAEQGVELLSVADLQAQDPSGWKVQLHRLFSEVRLDVPRSDPATPIRLEQYDEWVLQDPGFLPDGYLLARHGDQLIGSSDVYRSAASPDLFIGLTGVRRAWRGRGVATALKLAGIRYAQAAGAERLWTDNESGNAPILRINEQLGFVREPALINLLKVWPD; encoded by the coding sequence ATGACGATCAGTATCCAGCCCGCCAGCGCCGCAGATCTGGAGGCGGTGGCGGCGCTGATCACACAGCTGCGTCCGGACCGCGCCATCAGCGCCGACGAACTGGGCAGCATGGACCGCGACCAGCGGCAGCTGGCGTACCATCACGCCCGCTGGGTGCTGCGCGGCCCCCGCGAGCAGCTGCTGGGCTTTGGCCAGTACATGCAGTCGCCCGGTCAGTACCACCCGCGCAAATTTGTGATGGACCTGCTGCTGCACCCGGACGCGCGTGGCCGTGGGCTGGGCCGGCAGCTCTACGACACCGTACTGGAGGGCCTGCGCGCCCACAATCCGCTGTCGGTGCGTGGCGCCGTGCGCGAGGACGATCCGTCCGCCCTGCAGTTCTTCGAGCAGCGCGGGTTCCGGGAACACAAGCGGTACTGGACCAGCTGGCTGGACCTGACCCGCTTCGACGCCGCCCCCTATGCCCGGCTGCAGGCGCAGGTGGCCGAGCAGGGCGTGGAGCTGCTGAGTGTCGCCGACCTGCAGGCTCAGGACCCGTCCGGCTGGAAGGTGCAGCTGCACCGGCTGTTCAGCGAGGTGCGGCTGGACGTGCCGCGCAGCGACCCGGCCACCCCCATCCGCCTGGAGCAGTATGACGAGTGGGTGCTGCAGGACCCCGGCTTTCTGCCGGACGGGTATCTGCTGGCCCGCCACGGAGACCAGCTGATCGGCAGTTCCGACGTGTACCGCAGCGCGGCCAGCCCCGACCTGTTCATCGGCCTGACCGGGGTCCGGCGGGCCTGGCGTGGCCGGGGGGTGGCCACGGCCCTGAAGCTGGCGGGCATCCGGTATGCCCAGGCGGCCGGGGCGGAGCGGCTGTGGACCGACAACGAGAGTGGCAACGCCCCGATCCTGCGGATCAACGAGCAGCTCGGCTTCGTGCGCGAGCCGGCGCTGATCAACCTGCTTAAGGTCTGGCCCGACTGA
- a CDS encoding GNAT family N-acetyltransferase — protein sequence MTVRPFVRGDAEAAARVYTRGRPGNPATAATLLAEDDRQRQAGATHARWVSEREGQIVGVAEWLEPLGARRPGSVWLELAVLPEQRGRGLGAALYDTLGTAMQPLNLRVLRAVASEANPVALRFAERRGFVEEQRFWDRTLDLAAWTDDAAPLPDLQCLTLPELPAAVPNWEAQLYHVYQQARQDLPRPEGEPFTPQTLEQFRHDWLQGAPVRPQDLMVAIREGVVLGFTALEDSGEPGEQVVAMTAVARAARGQGVALALKRASIGQARRSGVQRIRTSNHSQNLPMLRVNDRLGFTREPARLGLVRHERGDL from the coding sequence GTGACCGTCCGGCCGTTCGTGCGCGGTGATGCGGAGGCGGCCGCCCGGGTCTACACGCGGGGTCGCCCCGGCAACCCGGCCACCGCCGCCACGTTGCTGGCCGAAGATGACCGGCAGCGGCAGGCCGGCGCCACCCACGCCCGCTGGGTGAGCGAGCGGGAAGGACAGATCGTGGGGGTGGCCGAATGGCTGGAGCCGCTGGGGGCGCGCCGGCCCGGTTCGGTGTGGCTGGAGCTGGCGGTGCTGCCGGAGCAGCGGGGCCGTGGGCTGGGCGCGGCCCTGTATGACACGCTGGGGACCGCCATGCAGCCGCTGAACCTGCGGGTGCTGCGGGCGGTGGCGAGCGAGGCCAACCCGGTGGCCCTGCGCTTTGCCGAGCGGCGCGGCTTCGTGGAGGAGCAGCGCTTCTGGGACCGCACCCTGGATCTGGCCGCCTGGACCGATGACGCGGCTCCGCTGCCCGACCTGCAGTGCCTGACCCTGCCGGAGCTGCCCGCCGCCGTGCCCAACTGGGAAGCGCAGCTGTACCACGTCTACCAGCAGGCCCGCCAGGACCTCCCGCGTCCGGAAGGGGAGCCCTTCACGCCGCAGACCCTGGAGCAGTTCCGGCACGATTGGCTGCAGGGCGCGCCGGTGCGGCCCCAGGACCTGATGGTGGCCATCCGGGAGGGCGTGGTGCTGGGCTTCACGGCGCTGGAAGACAGCGGCGAGCCGGGAGAACAGGTGGTGGCCATGACCGCCGTGGCGCGGGCGGCCAGGGGACAGGGTGTGGCGCTGGCCCTCAAACGCGCCTCGATCGGTCAGGCCCGCCGCAGCGGGGTGCAGCGCATCCGCACCTCCAACCACAGCCAGAACCTGCCGATGCTGCGCGTCAACGACCGGCTCGGCTTCACGCGTGAACCGGCCCGTCTGGGCCTGGTGCGCCACGAGAGAGGTGACCTGTGA
- a CDS encoding GNAT family N-acetyltransferase, which translates to MTTTSLTLREVRTPDDFAAIAAVLSAADPDWPATPELLQAEDEARDRQLYFTQRVAEQEGRVVGVMHAGHDDFAFEPHRYSGKIVVHPDARRQGVGSALYAEALRVLQAREQQEQLGRLVLRTMLPDSEQTGIHFLKARGFEGVWQRYDLRLHTARVDYGTLDALEPRLQQAGVRLVSLASLAGEPERDRWLWALDWQLFQDVPMGQTLTQRPLEAWVQQELLDPMFRPELSFVALRDGLDDPESGPFIGYTTLMQSPGGFYMIGMTGVRRQDRGLGVARALKLASMRALQQQGGGEIRTYNDAPNVAMRRMNEQLGFELAVIRRRYELTLQTGAVQP; encoded by the coding sequence ATGACCACCACGTCCCTGACCCTCCGAGAGGTCCGCACTCCGGACGATTTCGCCGCCATCGCGGCCGTCCTGAGTGCGGCCGATCCCGACTGGCCCGCCACGCCTGAACTCCTGCAGGCGGAAGACGAGGCGCGTGACCGGCAGTTGTACTTCACGCAGCGGGTGGCCGAGCAGGAGGGCCGGGTGGTGGGCGTGATGCACGCCGGACACGATGACTTCGCCTTCGAGCCGCACCGGTACTCCGGCAAGATCGTGGTGCATCCGGACGCCCGGCGGCAGGGAGTGGGCAGCGCGCTGTACGCGGAGGCGCTGCGGGTGCTTCAGGCGCGTGAGCAGCAGGAACAGCTGGGCCGCCTCGTGCTGCGGACCATGCTGCCCGACAGTGAGCAGACCGGCATTCACTTCCTGAAGGCGCGAGGCTTCGAGGGCGTCTGGCAGCGCTATGATCTGCGGCTGCACACGGCCCGGGTGGACTACGGCACGCTGGACGCGCTGGAACCCCGCCTGCAGCAGGCGGGCGTGCGGCTGGTCAGCCTGGCGTCGCTCGCCGGCGAGCCGGAGCGTGACCGCTGGCTGTGGGCGCTCGACTGGCAGCTGTTTCAGGACGTGCCGATGGGGCAGACGCTCACCCAGCGGCCCCTGGAGGCCTGGGTGCAGCAGGAGCTGCTCGACCCGATGTTCCGCCCGGAGCTGTCGTTCGTGGCGCTGCGTGACGGCCTGGATGACCCCGAGAGTGGCCCCTTCATCGGCTACACCACGCTGATGCAGAGCCCCGGCGGGTTCTACATGATCGGCATGACCGGGGTGCGCCGGCAGGACCGGGGCCTGGGCGTGGCCCGCGCCCTCAAGCTGGCCTCGATGCGGGCGCTGCAACAGCAGGGTGGCGGCGAGATCCGCACCTACAACGACGCGCCAAATGTGGCCATGCGGCGGATGAACGAGCAGCTGGGCTTCGAACTGGCGGTGATCCGGCGCCGCTATGAGCTGACGCTGCAGACCGGGGCGGTGCAGCCGTGA
- a CDS encoding phytoene desaturase family protein → MATPSALVIGSGFAGLMSALRLRQQGVSVTVLDRLARPGGKAALGWESFSSGPTVVTMPEVFRGLHRRLGLPEPQLTPARPTTRYLYPDGRVFAPEALQVAGSLDSTLAQLTRGEGQDYQRLLRAAHTMYRDAEPTFIFGPPPGPAQLARYALSGGRRAAPHLQLSQLVQSGPHLTPFWLRFATYLGADPYRAPAVLHNISWVELGLGVWHLAGGLGVLATRLAEQARQLGVQFEPDTRVEHLIVRQGRVVAAQTDRGVWTADLFVSAADRSLTRQWLGLGADPQPRGVSGFALQLQFGEHLGQAHHLLFPPDYAREWQDIRAGQLPSDPTLYLHLDGERGFLLVNAPPRPDAVTDRDGYARFLLSRLQTRLPLPVRDWLALDPARYALTAQAGALYGRAPHGLLGSLRPGWRIPGLGNLAQVGGTVHPGGGVPLSCLSGWNGAGQLLGLPYDDLDGRGAAREAIWRMHS, encoded by the coding sequence ATGGCGACCCCCTCTGCCCTGGTCATCGGTTCCGGCTTCGCGGGTCTGATGAGCGCACTCCGGCTGCGGCAGCAGGGAGTGAGCGTCACGGTGCTGGACCGGCTGGCGCGGCCCGGCGGCAAGGCGGCACTCGGCTGGGAGAGCTTCAGCAGTGGCCCCACCGTGGTCACGATGCCGGAGGTGTTCCGGGGCCTGCACCGCCGGCTGGGACTGCCGGAACCGCAGCTCACTCCGGCCCGGCCCACCACCCGCTACCTGTACCCGGACGGCCGGGTGTTCGCGCCGGAGGCGCTGCAGGTGGCCGGGAGCCTGGACAGCACCCTGGCCCAGCTGACTCGCGGGGAAGGGCAGGATTATCAGCGGCTGCTCCGGGCCGCGCATACCATGTACCGGGACGCAGAGCCCACCTTCATCTTCGGGCCGCCGCCGGGACCCGCCCAGCTGGCCCGCTACGCCCTGAGCGGGGGCCGCCGGGCCGCCCCCCACCTGCAGCTGTCCCAGCTGGTGCAGAGTGGCCCGCACCTGACCCCCTTCTGGTTGCGCTTCGCCACCTACCTGGGCGCGGACCCCTACCGGGCGCCGGCGGTGCTGCACAACATCTCCTGGGTGGAGCTGGGGCTGGGCGTGTGGCACCTGGCAGGTGGGCTGGGCGTGCTGGCCACCCGGCTGGCCGAGCAGGCCCGGCAGCTGGGGGTGCAGTTCGAGCCGGACACCCGGGTGGAGCACCTGATCGTGCGGCAGGGCCGGGTGGTGGCCGCCCAGACCGACCGGGGGGTGTGGACCGCCGACCTGTTCGTCAGCGCCGCCGACCGCTCGCTCACCCGGCAGTGGCTGGGCCTGGGCGCGGACCCCCAGCCCCGGGGCGTCAGCGGCTTTGCCCTTCAGCTGCAGTTCGGCGAGCACCTGGGGCAGGCGCACCACCTGCTGTTTCCCCCCGACTACGCCCGGGAGTGGCAGGACATCCGCGCCGGGCAGCTGCCCTCCGACCCCACGCTGTACCTGCACCTGGACGGCGAGCGGGGATTTCTGCTGGTGAACGCGCCGCCGCGTCCGGACGCCGTGACGGACCGGGACGGCTACGCCCGTTTCCTGCTCTCGCGCTTGCAGACCCGCCTGCCGCTGCCGGTCCGCGACTGGCTGGCGCTGGACCCGGCCCGCTACGCCCTGACCGCCCAGGCCGGCGCGCTGTACGGACGCGCGCCGCACGGCCTGCTGGGCAGCCTGCGCCCCGGCTGGCGCATTCCTGGCCTCGGCAATCTGGCACAGGTGGGCGGGACGGTGCATCCGGGCGGCGGGGTGCCGCTGTCGTGTCTGAGCGGCTGGAACGGCGCCGGTCAGCTGCTGGGCTTGCCGTATGACGACCTGGACGGCCGGGGAGCGGCGCGGGAAGCCATTTGGCGGATGCATTCCTGA
- a CDS encoding dienelactone hydrolase family protein — MAHILLFHHAQGQTPGFLAFADELRQAGHEVTTPDLYGGRTFDTLEAGVGHARELGFDTLLEHGVQAAESLGGELIYAGFSLGVMPAQQLAQTRPGARGALLFHACLPFSEFGAQWPENVPVQVHAMDADPFFVEDGDLDAAEALVASTPQAELFLYPGHQHLFTDRSLPSYDASSSALLTQRVLDFLAQR; from the coding sequence ATGGCACACATCCTGTTGTTCCACCATGCCCAGGGACAGACTCCAGGCTTTCTGGCCTTCGCAGACGAGCTCCGGCAGGCCGGGCACGAGGTCACCACCCCCGATCTCTACGGGGGCCGCACCTTCGACACCCTGGAGGCGGGCGTCGGGCACGCGCGGGAACTCGGCTTTGACACCCTGCTGGAACACGGCGTGCAGGCGGCCGAGAGCCTGGGCGGCGAGCTGATCTACGCCGGGTTCTCGCTGGGCGTGATGCCGGCGCAGCAGCTGGCCCAGACCCGTCCCGGCGCGCGGGGGGCACTGCTGTTCCACGCCTGTCTGCCCTTCTCCGAGTTCGGCGCGCAGTGGCCGGAGAATGTCCCGGTTCAGGTGCATGCCATGGACGCCGATCCGTTCTTCGTGGAAGACGGCGATCTGGACGCCGCCGAGGCCCTGGTCGCGTCCACGCCTCAGGCGGAGCTGTTTCTGTATCCGGGTCACCAGCACCTGTTCACCGACCGCAGCCTGCCGTCGTATGACGCGTCGTCCAGCGCACTTTTAACACAGCGCGTGCTCGATTTCCTGGCACAGCGCTGA
- a CDS encoding ABC transporter ATP-binding protein, giving the protein MTTAAPTPEAPRPATLTLMRRLFAYRPGLFALNMAVWGAFHTLPAVFSYSISRIFDLLSRHAAQIAAGQPSTSLVTAAWWMVGLFAVSRLGRFGVFLWAFRLFIRLWYTLDALVRRNLLAYLLTARGSRRLPDTPAEAISRFRDDVEDVAGYTEVWIDASGFVLYTIVALTLMVRVDPLITVVVCTPLLLVVLLVQRLSPTIRTYRRRMRQSTARVTDFIGETFGAVSAVKLSASEDRMVAHLNRLGEVRRHAALRDVLLTELIKGVNNNMITVATGLVLLMGASRFRTGVLSLGDFVLFAALLPRLTGSMGFFGDMIARHRRTGVSFERMTRLLQDTPTETIVAHHPVHLEGELPELPPRPEAIPLQTLEVRGLSAQHPGGRGVQDASFTVRRGEFVVVTGRIGSGKTTLLRALLGLMPRDSGEVQWNGETVADPASFFVPPRSAYTAQLPQLFSESLRENVLMGEPEARLPHALRLAVMNDDLAQLDHGLETLVGARGVKLSGGQVQRAAVARMLARDADLLVFDDVSSALDARTEAQLWAGLFADRAATCLVVSHRRAALLRADRILLMEGGRIVDEGRLGDLLERSAEMRALWADEETEEIGA; this is encoded by the coding sequence ATGACCACCGCTGCCCCCACCCCCGAAGCGCCGCGCCCCGCCACCCTGACGCTGATGCGGCGGCTGTTTGCCTACCGCCCCGGCCTGTTCGCGCTGAACATGGCCGTGTGGGGCGCCTTTCATACCCTGCCCGCCGTGTTCAGCTACAGCATCAGTCGCATCTTCGACCTGCTGAGCCGGCACGCCGCGCAGATCGCGGCGGGACAGCCGTCCACGTCGCTGGTGACGGCCGCGTGGTGGATGGTGGGCCTGTTCGCGGTCAGCCGGCTGGGGCGTTTTGGCGTGTTCCTGTGGGCCTTCCGGCTGTTCATCCGGCTGTGGTACACCCTGGACGCGCTGGTGCGGCGCAACCTGCTGGCCTACCTGCTGACTGCACGCGGCTCGCGCCGCCTGCCCGACACCCCCGCCGAGGCGATCAGCCGCTTCCGCGACGACGTGGAGGACGTGGCCGGCTACACCGAAGTCTGGATCGACGCGTCCGGCTTCGTGCTGTACACCATCGTGGCGCTGACGCTGATGGTGCGGGTGGACCCGCTGATCACGGTGGTGGTGTGCACCCCGCTGCTGCTGGTGGTGCTGCTGGTGCAGCGGCTGTCGCCCACCATCCGCACCTACCGCCGACGCATGCGCCAGTCCACCGCCCGCGTCACCGACTTCATCGGTGAGACCTTCGGGGCGGTCAGCGCCGTGAAGCTCAGCGCCAGCGAGGACCGGATGGTGGCCCACCTGAACCGGCTCGGCGAGGTGCGCCGCCACGCGGCCCTGCGCGACGTGCTGCTTACCGAGCTGATCAAGGGCGTGAACAACAACATGATCACGGTGGCCACCGGCCTGGTGCTGCTGATGGGGGCCAGCCGCTTCCGCACCGGCGTGCTGTCGCTGGGCGACTTCGTGCTGTTCGCAGCGCTGCTGCCGCGCCTGACCGGCAGCATGGGCTTCTTCGGCGACATGATTGCCCGGCACCGCCGCACCGGGGTGTCGTTCGAGCGCATGACCCGGCTGCTTCAGGATACCCCCACCGAAACCATCGTGGCGCACCATCCGGTGCACCTGGAAGGCGAGTTGCCGGAGCTGCCGCCACGCCCGGAGGCGATCCCACTGCAGACGCTGGAGGTGCGTGGTCTGAGCGCCCAGCATCCGGGAGGGCGCGGCGTACAGGACGCCAGTTTCACGGTGCGGCGCGGCGAGTTCGTGGTGGTGACCGGCCGCATCGGCAGCGGCAAGACCACCCTGCTGCGCGCCCTGCTGGGCCTGATGCCGCGCGACTCGGGCGAAGTGCAGTGGAACGGCGAGACGGTCGCGGATCCGGCCAGCTTCTTCGTGCCGCCGCGCAGCGCCTACACGGCCCAGCTGCCGCAGCTGTTCAGCGAGTCGCTGCGCGAGAACGTGCTGATGGGCGAGCCGGAAGCGCGTCTGCCGCACGCCCTGCGGCTGGCCGTGATGAACGATGATCTGGCGCAGCTGGACCACGGTCTGGAAACGCTGGTGGGCGCCCGCGGCGTGAAGCTCTCGGGCGGGCAGGTGCAGCGGGCGGCGGTGGCGCGCATGCTGGCCCGCGACGCCGACCTGCTGGTCTTCGACGACGTGAGCAGCGCCCTGGACGCCCGCACCGAGGCGCAGCTGTGGGCCGGGCTGTTCGCCGACCGGGCCGCCACCTGCCTGGTGGTGTCGCACCGCCGCGCCGCCCTGCTGCGCGCCGACCGCATTCTCCTGATGGAGGGCGGCCGCATCGTGGACGAGGGCCGCCTGGGGGACCTGCTGGAACGCAGCGCGGAGATGCGCGCCCTGTGGGCGGACGAGGAGACGGAGGAGATCGGAGCCTGA
- a CDS encoding ABC transporter ATP-binding protein, which yields MSAEASSSRAAVGVLATYLKPEWPRVLLLAVLLLSSIGLSLYLPQLLATFLDSAQQRGPLAGLIHIALSYIGIAVAVQLLSAGATYVGADVGWAATNRLRRDLAAHLLSLDMSFHKDRTPGELIERVDGDVTALSNFFSQFAVRVFGAALLLLGALVMFFREVWWLGLGVTVFAAFTLFAMNRVRRYGVEPTRLEREASARLFGFIEERLTGMDDVRALGGGAYTVRSFLGVQRNFFWKAYQAWVRRSVVWQLSMLLFSVGYAGVISAAVGLYLGGAITVGTAFLFYQYMSLVEEPIDQLTQQLQDLQKAGASLIRVGELLQLRSALPEGQATLPEGPAALTFDHVSFSYQDDGTQVLQDLNFTIPAGHTVGLLGRTGSGKTTLTRLITRLYDPTSGQLRLGQTPVEQLRLASLRRSVAVVTQDVQLFQATVRENLTFFDHTVPDDRILDALARVGLLSWLERLPDGLGTALAAGSLSAGEAQLLAFARVMLQDPALIILDEPSSRLDPATEAQLTRAMGELLAGRTAIVIAHRLDTVARADDILVLGAGQVLEYGPRTQLARDPRSHYSTLLRASRAQQDEVLA from the coding sequence ATGTCTGCCGAAGCCTCCTCCAGCCGTGCCGCCGTGGGGGTGCTGGCCACCTACCTCAAACCCGAGTGGCCGCGCGTGCTGCTGCTGGCCGTGCTGCTGCTCAGCAGCATCGGGCTGAGCCTGTACCTGCCGCAGCTGCTGGCCACCTTTCTGGACAGCGCCCAGCAGCGTGGTCCGCTGGCCGGACTGATCCACATCGCCCTGAGCTACATCGGCATTGCGGTGGCGGTGCAGCTGCTCTCGGCCGGGGCCACCTATGTGGGCGCCGACGTGGGCTGGGCCGCCACCAACCGCCTGCGCCGCGATCTGGCCGCGCACCTGCTCAGCCTGGACATGAGCTTTCACAAGGACCGCACGCCCGGCGAGCTGATCGAGCGGGTGGACGGCGACGTGACGGCGCTGTCCAACTTCTTCTCGCAGTTCGCGGTGCGGGTGTTCGGGGCGGCGCTGCTGCTGCTGGGCGCGCTGGTGATGTTCTTCCGCGAGGTGTGGTGGCTGGGCCTGGGCGTGACCGTGTTCGCGGCCTTCACGCTGTTCGCCATGAACCGGGTGCGCCGCTACGGGGTGGAACCCACCCGGCTGGAACGCGAGGCCAGCGCCCGGCTGTTCGGCTTCATCGAGGAGCGGCTGACCGGCATGGACGACGTGCGGGCCCTGGGCGGCGGTGCCTACACGGTCCGCAGCTTTCTGGGCGTGCAGCGCAACTTCTTCTGGAAGGCCTACCAGGCGTGGGTGCGGCGCAGCGTGGTGTGGCAGCTGAGTATGCTGCTGTTCTCGGTCGGCTACGCCGGAGTCATCTCGGCGGCGGTGGGCCTGTACCTGGGCGGGGCCATCACGGTGGGCACCGCCTTCCTGTTCTACCAGTACATGAGTCTGGTGGAAGAGCCGATCGATCAGCTGACCCAGCAGCTGCAGGACCTGCAGAAGGCCGGGGCCAGCCTGATCCGGGTGGGCGAGCTGCTGCAGCTGCGCTCGGCGCTGCCGGAGGGTCAGGCCACGCTGCCGGAGGGCCCGGCGGCCCTCACCTTCGACCACGTCTCGTTCAGTTACCAGGACGACGGCACGCAGGTGCTGCAGGACCTGAACTTCACCATTCCCGCCGGGCATACCGTGGGGCTGCTGGGCCGCACCGGCAGCGGCAAGACCACCCTGACCCGCCTGATCACCCGCCTCTACGACCCGACCTCGGGGCAGCTGCGGCTGGGCCAGACCCCGGTGGAGCAGCTGAGGCTCGCCTCGCTGCGGCGCTCGGTGGCGGTGGTGACGCAGGACGTGCAGCTGTTCCAGGCCACCGTTCGCGAGAACCTGACCTTCTTCGACCATACGGTGCCGGACGACCGGATTCTGGACGCGCTGGCGCGGGTGGGCCTGCTGTCCTGGCTGGAACGGCTGCCGGACGGCCTGGGCACGGCGCTGGCGGCCGGCAGCCTGTCGGCCGGTGAGGCGCAGCTGCTGGCGTTTGCCCGCGTGATGCTGCAGGACCCGGCGCTGATCATCCTGGACGAGCCGAGCTCGCGCCTGGACCCGGCCACTGAAGCGCAGCTGACCCGCGCGATGGGGGAGCTGCTGGCCGGGCGCACCGCGATCGTGATCGCCCACCGCCTGGACACGGTGGCCCGCGCCGACGACATCCTGGTGCTGGGCGCGGGGCAGGTGCTGGAGTACGGCCCCCGCACCCAGCTGGCCCGCGACCCGCGCAGCCACTACAGCACGCTGCTGCGGGCCAGCCGCGCCCAGCAGGACGAGGTGCTGGCATGA